The Coffea arabica cultivar ET-39 chromosome 1e, Coffea Arabica ET-39 HiFi, whole genome shotgun sequence genome has a window encoding:
- the LOC113735603 gene encoding DNA mismatch repair protein MSH6, which translates to MAPSGRRTSNGRSPPVNQQQQITSFFSKKTSSSSSPSPTAPPLFSTPKLTTKKPSPTTDCSPSSSPFTPSPLETRPKKPLLVIRPSSPSASASPMKSYGPEVVDKRIRVYWPLDQSWYHGCVKHFDEISGKHLVLYDDADEELLNLAEEKIEWPVEEVPVRGRFRRLRRISIVEDDEENDCVEKESGGNDDEESGWNAAEREVVEDVPVGMELEEDYDGVCSGKITSGRSSKRKMGGAAKLGANSSKKIKNVGDTEQIDSKISCHVKGENLIEPAGNNVISEKGIDSCRTSIDVAEERFGAREAGKLWFLGKDRRDANRRRPGHVDYDPKTLYLPPEFLKRLSDGQRQWWDFKSKHMDKVMFFKMGKFYELFEMDAHVGAKELDLQYMKGDQPHCGFPEKNFSMNVEKLARKGYRVLVVEQTETPEQLEMRRREMGSKDKVVKREICAVVTKGTLTEGEMLSANPDAAYLMSLIENFPSSGNQLAQPIFGVCVVDVATSKIMLGQFRDDSDCSILCCLLSELRPVEIVKPAKLLSPETERLLLRHTRNPLINDLLPLSEFWDGEKTINEVNCIFQRINNQTCSLSQSGAVSHAIQSSVKDGGECLPDILAELLAAGENGSYALSALGGILFYLKKAFLDESLLRFAKFESLPCSGLGNISQMPYMVLDAAALENLEIFENSRNGDSFGTLYAQMNHCVTAFGKRLLKKWLARPLCHVELIHERQDAVAGLKGVNLPFVLEFRKELSRLQDVERLLARIFASSEAIGRNAKKVILYEDAAKKQLQEFISALRGCELIYHACSSLASILENVDSRLLHHLLTPGKGLPDVRSVMKHFKDAFDWVEANNSGRIIPRKGADKEYDDACKNVREVESNLMEHLKEQRRLLGDASVNYVTVGKDAYLLEVPESLCRRTPRDYELQSSKKGFFRYWTPVIKKLLGELSQAESEKESKLKSIFQRLVGRFSAHHNMWRQLVSTAAELDVLISISIACDYYEGQACRPIITGSSSPDAVPCLTAKSLGHPTLRSDSLGKGGFVPNDVTLGGSEHAGFILLTGPNMGGKSTLLRQVCLAVILAQVGADVPAQSFVMSPVDRIFVRMGARDHIMAGQSTFLAELLETASMLSLATRNSIVALDELGRGTSTSDGQAIAESVLDHFAHKVHCRGMFSTHYHRLAIDYERDPKVSRFHMACQVGRGIEGLEDVTFLYRLTPGACPKSYGVNVARLAGLPDAVLQKATLKSRDFEETYGRIKGPKDIFSTHQKEELKNVMKNLSTIVANNSCHQSAVSTLAELQGKARLLLERS; encoded by the exons ATGGCGCCTTCTGGTCGTCGGACGAGCAATGGCCGATCACCGCCTGTCAATCAACAGCAGCAGATCACCTCTTTCTTCTCCAAGAAGACATCATCGTCGTCATCCCCATCACCAACTGCTCCCCCCTTATTTTCCACCCCCAAGCTCACCACTAAGAAACCTAGCCCTACCACTGACTGTAGCCCCAGCTCCAGCCCGTTCACTCCTTCACCTCTCGAAACCAGACCAAAGAAACCCTTACTAGTCATCCGCCCTTCCTCACCTTCTGCTTCGGCTTCTCCCATGAAATCCTACGGACCTGAGGTTGTCGATAAAAGAATTAGGGTTTACTGGCCGTTGGACCAGTCGTGGTACCATGGCTGCGTCAAACATTTCGATGAAATCTCTGGTAAGCATTTGGTTCTCTATGATGATGCGGATGAGGAATTATTGAACCTTGCCGAGGAAAAGATTGAGTGGCCGGTTGAGGAGGTACCTGTCAGGGGGAGGTTCCGCCGTTTGCGACGGATTTCAATTGTGGAAGATGATGAGGAGAACGACTGTGTGGAGAAGGAGAGCGGTGGCAATGATGATGAGGAGTCGGGATGGAATGCTGCGGAAAGAGAGGTGGTCGAGGATGTTCCCGTGGGCATGGAATTGGAGGAGGATTATGATGGAGTGTGTAGTGGAAAAATAACTAGTGGAAGAAGCAGTAAGCGTAAGATGGGTGGGGCGGCGAAGCTGGGTGCTAATTCTTCTAAGAAGATAAAGAATGTTGGAGATACCGAGCAAATTGACAGCAAGATTTCTTGTCATGTCAAGGGTGAAAATTTGATTGAACCTGCTGGGAACAATGTAATTA GTGAGAAGGGTATTGATAGTTGTAGAACTTCAATAGATGTTGCCGAAGAAAGATTCGGTGCACGCGAAGCAGGAAAGCTGTGGTTCTTGGGGAA GGACCGTAGGGATGCCAATAGACGACGTCCTGGACATGTGGATTATGATCCAAAAACTTTGTACTTGCCGCCGGAGTTTTTAAAACGTTTATCAGATGGccag agACAATGGTGGGACTTTAAGTCAAAGCACATGGACAAGGTTATGTTTTTCAAG ATGGGCAAATTTTATGAACTCTTTGAAATGGACGCACATGTTGGTGCCAAAGAGCTGGATTTGCAATACATGAAG GGAGATCAACCTCATTGTGGCTTTCCAGAAAAGAACTTCTCAATGAATGTGGAAAAACTGGCAAGAAAG GGTTATCGTGTTCTTGTTGTGGAGCAAACAGAAACACCTGAGCAGCTTGAGATGCGTCGCAGAGAGATGGGCTCTAAAGATAAG GTTGTAAAACGTGAAATATGTGCTGTAGTCACAAAAGGAACATTAACAGAAGGAGAAATGCTCTCAGCAAACCCTGATGCTGCTTATTTGATGTCATTGATTGAAAACTTTCCAAGCTCAGGAAATCAGCTTGCACAGCCAATATTCGGTGTATGTGTGGTTGATGTAGCCACAAGCAAGATTATGCTTGGACAG TTCAGGGATGATTCAGACTGCAGCATCCTGTGTTGTCTATTATCTGAGTTAAGGCCGGTGGAAATCGTTAAACCTGCTAAACTGCTAAGCCCTGAGACGGAGAGACTACTTCTACGACATACACGGAATCCTTTAATTAATGATTTGCTTCCTCTTTCGGAATTCTGGGATGGAGAGAAAACCATAAATGAAGTAAATTGTATTTTTCAGCGAATTAATAATCAGACATGTTCTTTATCTCAAAGTGGTGCAGTGTCACATGCAATTCAATCTTCAGTTAAAGATGGTGGGGAATGCTTGCCAGACATTTTGGCTGAGCTTCTGGCTGCAGGGGAGAACGGAAGCTATGCACTCTCAGCTCTTGGAGGCATTCTTTTCTACTTGAAGAAAGCTTTTCTGGATGAATCTCTACTTAGATTTGCGAAGTTTGAGTCACTCCCGTGTTCTGGTTTGGGTAATATTTCTCAAATGCCATACATGGTTTTGGATGCAGCTGCTTTGGAGAATCTTGAGATTTTTGAAAACAGCAGAAATGGAGATAGTTTTGG GACATTGTATGCACAGATGAACCATTGTGTGACAGCTTTTGGCAAAAGGTTACTTAAAAAATGGCTTGCAAGGCCTTTGTGTCATGTGGAATTGATACATGAACGCCAGGATGCTGTAGCAGGACTAAAG GGAGTTAATCTACCTTTCGTCCTTGAGTTCCGAAAAGAGTTGTCCAGGCTTCAAGATGTTGAGCGTTTGCTTGCACGCATCTTCGCAAGCAG TGAAGCCATTGGAAGGAATGCAAAAAAAGTAATCCTGTATGAGGATGCAGCAAAGAAGCAGCTTCAAGAGTTTATATCAGCTTTGCGTGGATGTGAACTCATTTATCATGCATGCTCTTCACTTgcttcaattttggaaaatgtgGATTCAAGGCTATTACATCATTTATTGACTCCTG GTAAAGGTCTTCCTGATGTACGTTCAGTTATGAAACACTTCAAGGATGCTTTTGACTGGGTGGAAGCAAATAATTCTGGTCGTATAATTCCTAGAAAAGGGGCTGATAAAGAATATGATGACGCCTGCAAAAATGTCAGGGAGGTGGAATCTAATTTGATGGAACATTTGAAGGAACAGCGCAGGTTACTTGGAGATGCATCT GTCAATTACGTTACAGTGGGGAAAGATGCCTACCTTTTGGAAGTGCCAGAAAGTTTGTGCAGGAGGACTCCGCGTGATTATGAGTTACAATCATCTAAAAAG GGTTTTTTCCGTTATTGGACCCCCGTTATCAAAAAGTTGTTGGGTGAGCTGTCACAGGCGGAATCTGAAAAGGAATCCAAGTTGAAAAGCATCTTCCAGAGGTTGGTTGGAAGATTCAGTGCGCATCATAATATGTGGAGACAGTTGGTTTCTACTGCTGCAG AGCTGGATGTTTTAATTAGCATCTCTATTGCATGTGACTACTATGAAGGACAAGCTTGTCGTCCAATTATTACTGGCTCATCGTCTCCAGATGCAGTGCCCTGCCTTACTGCCAAAAGTTTAGGGCACCCTACCCTTAGAAGTGATTCTCTAGGCAAGGGTGGGTTTGTCCCCAATGATGTTACTCTTGGTGGTTCTGAACATGCCGGCTTTATCTTGCTCACTGGGCCTAACATGGGTGGAAAGTCAACTCTTCTGCGTCAAGTTTGCTTGGCTGTTATTCTGGCACAG GTCGGAGCAGATGTACCAGCTCAAAGCTTTGTCATGTCTCCTGTTGACCGCATCTTTGTTCGAATGGGTGCAAGAGATCACATTATGGCAGGGCAAAGTACATTCTTGGCAGAACTTTTAGAAACTGCATCTATGCTG TCATTGGCAACTAGAAATTCAATTGTTGCATTGGATGAGCTTGGACGAGGAACGTCAACTTCAGATGGACAAGCAATAGC TGAATCTGTTCTTGATCACTTTGCCCACAAGGTACATTGTCGAGGAATGTTCTCTACTCATTATCATCGATTGGCTATTGACTATGAGAGAGATCCCAAG GTTTCCCGGTTTCACATGGCATGCCAAGTTGGCAGAGGAATTGAAGGTCTGGAGGATGTTACATTTCTTTACAGGTTGACCCCTGGTGCGTGCCCCAAAAGTTATGGTGTCAATGTTGCAAGGCTAGCTG GACTTCCTGATGCTGTGCTCCAAAAGGCCACATTGAAGTCTCGAGATTTTGAGGAAACCTATGGGAGAATAAAGGGACCGAAGGACATATTTTCAACTCATCAGAAAGAGGAGCTGAAAAATGTGATGAAGAATTTATCAACCATTGTGGCCAACAACAGTTGCCATCAAAGTGCGGTTTCTACGCTAGCCGAACTGCAAGGAAAAGCAAGGTTACTTCTAGAACGAAGTTAA
- the LOC113735612 gene encoding uncharacterized protein isoform X1 yields MGDVTLYVVDEAFMSTPRHHHYYHYHSPPPPPPSALCRICHEAELESCKSLESPCACSGTVKFAHRDCIQRWCNEKGNTICELCLQKFEPGYTAPPKKAQLMDSTAARVSIRESTETPTREREHEIGGEEMVDVEYSECSSAADTTASYCRSVALIFTALLLLRHMLALISAGTGDYPFTLLTLLIIRATGILLPMYILIRIITAIQNSVRRTRNYEVSEGETYPVFHDRQQRR; encoded by the exons ATGGGAGATGTGACATTATATGTGGTGGACGAGGCTTTTATGTCAACACCCCGTCATCATcattattatcattatcattcaccaccaccaccaccaccttcgGCTTTATGCAGAATATGCCACGAAGCAGAGTTGGAAAGCTGCAAGAGCTTGGAATCTCCATGCGCTTGTTCCGGAACCGTCAAG tttGCTCACAGAGACTGCATACAGAGATGGTGCAACGAAAAGGGGAACACAATTTGTGAACTTTGTTTGCAG AAGTTTGAACCGGGGTATACAGCTCCTCCTAAGAAGGCCCAGCTGATGGATTCAACAGCAGCAAGAGTAAGCATCAG GGAAAGCACGGAAACtccaacaagagagagagagcatgaAATTGGAGGGGAAGAAATGGTCGACGTCGAGTACTCGGAATGCTCATCCGCAGCCGACACCACTGCCTCCTACTGCAGATCAGTGGCTCTTATT TTCACGGCATTGCTCCTGCTGCGACACATGCTTGCACTGATCAGCGCAGGAACAGGGGATTACCCTTTCACGCTACTCACA TTGCTGATTATACGGGCTACCGGCATCCTATTGCCCATGTACATATTGATTCGGATAATCACCGCAATCCAAAACAGCGTTAGGAGGACCCGTAACTATGAG GTTTCTGAAGGAGAAACGTACCCAGTTTTTCACGACAGACAGCAACGGAGATGA
- the LOC113735612 gene encoding uncharacterized protein isoform X3, whose amino-acid sequence MIKFEPGYTAPPKKAQLMDSTAARVSIRESTETPTREREHEIGGEEMVDVEYSECSSAADTTASYCRSVALIFTALLLLRHMLALISAGTGDYPFTLLTLLIIRATGILLPMYILIRIITAIQNSVRRTRNYEVSEGETYPVFHDRQQRR is encoded by the exons ATGATC AAGTTTGAACCGGGGTATACAGCTCCTCCTAAGAAGGCCCAGCTGATGGATTCAACAGCAGCAAGAGTAAGCATCAG GGAAAGCACGGAAACtccaacaagagagagagagcatgaAATTGGAGGGGAAGAAATGGTCGACGTCGAGTACTCGGAATGCTCATCCGCAGCCGACACCACTGCCTCCTACTGCAGATCAGTGGCTCTTATT TTCACGGCATTGCTCCTGCTGCGACACATGCTTGCACTGATCAGCGCAGGAACAGGGGATTACCCTTTCACGCTACTCACA TTGCTGATTATACGGGCTACCGGCATCCTATTGCCCATGTACATATTGATTCGGATAATCACCGCAATCCAAAACAGCGTTAGGAGGACCCGTAACTATGAG GTTTCTGAAGGAGAAACGTACCCAGTTTTTCACGACAGACAGCAACGGAGATGA
- the LOC113735612 gene encoding uncharacterized protein isoform X2, with amino-acid sequence MGDVTLYVVDEAFMSTPRHHHYYHYHSPPPPPPSALCRICHEAELESCKSLESPCACSGTVKFAHRDCIQRWCNEKGNTICELCLQKFEPGYTAPPKKAQLMDSTAARVSIRESTETPTREREHEIGGEEMVDVEYSECSSAADTTASYCRSVALIFTALLLLRHMLALISAGTGDYPFTLLTLLIIRATGILLPMYILIRIITAIQNSVRRTRNYEVRCQILATSTNHVRPCF; translated from the exons ATGGGAGATGTGACATTATATGTGGTGGACGAGGCTTTTATGTCAACACCCCGTCATCATcattattatcattatcattcaccaccaccaccaccaccttcgGCTTTATGCAGAATATGCCACGAAGCAGAGTTGGAAAGCTGCAAGAGCTTGGAATCTCCATGCGCTTGTTCCGGAACCGTCAAG tttGCTCACAGAGACTGCATACAGAGATGGTGCAACGAAAAGGGGAACACAATTTGTGAACTTTGTTTGCAG AAGTTTGAACCGGGGTATACAGCTCCTCCTAAGAAGGCCCAGCTGATGGATTCAACAGCAGCAAGAGTAAGCATCAG GGAAAGCACGGAAACtccaacaagagagagagagcatgaAATTGGAGGGGAAGAAATGGTCGACGTCGAGTACTCGGAATGCTCATCCGCAGCCGACACCACTGCCTCCTACTGCAGATCAGTGGCTCTTATT TTCACGGCATTGCTCCTGCTGCGACACATGCTTGCACTGATCAGCGCAGGAACAGGGGATTACCCTTTCACGCTACTCACA TTGCTGATTATACGGGCTACCGGCATCCTATTGCCCATGTACATATTGATTCGGATAATCACCGCAATCCAAAACAGCGTTAGGAGGACCCGTAACTATGAGGTTCGTTGCCAAATCCTAGCTACGTCAACCAACCACGTCCGTCCAT GTTTCTGA